Proteins encoded together in one Corallococcus caeni window:
- a CDS encoding amino acid adenylation domain-containing protein, translating into MKTPASPTQDLPDDFDPFAGPALLLTAPSTEPQREVWTGVQMGPDASCAFNESMSVRLHGSLDVESLRAALQDLMARHEALRTTFSADGLTLCVAAATPLLLEVVSLDALPPSERDARVREFVAHEVETPLSLETGPLLRPRLARLSAQEHLLTLTAHHIVCDGWSMAVMLRDLATFYSAHARRAPHTLAPAPTFSDYARAQAQLATTPEYAEHERYWLKQFSGALPVLELPLDRRRPPSKTYSSRREDYVLEPALVEQLKRVGARHGGSFFTTLLAGFKALLHRLTGLEDVVVAIPAAGQSVAGLKDLVGHCVNALPLRSNVAAEAPFTQVLKQLRTTMLDAYEHQEYTFGTLLKQLALPRDPSRLPLVNVLFNVDQAVTGEQLAFQGLTCTLASNPRHFENFDLFINAAEAHGRVVLECQYNTDLFDGSSVRRWMACYEELLRGVVADAEVPVSRLPLLPAAEKQRVLVDWNATAKPFDREAFVHTLVAAQARATPDAVALRAGDVTLTYQQLLQRAHQVAHALKQEGVAPGSLVGLFTNRGADMVVGLLGILEAGAGYVPLDPGFPPERLAFMVEDAKLSLIVTQQALVASLPSTSVKPLLLEDTASQPESELPAQDVTPEAVAYVIYTSGSTGKPKGVRVPHRAVVNFLGTMQEAPGISSQDVLLAVTTLSFDIAVLELLLPLTAGAQVVLASRDTASDGALLKAALESHAATVMQATPSTWRLLLEAGWQPRPGFKALCGGEALPRELAEALLARVASLWNMYGPTETTVWSTTWRVQPPLSSIRIGRPIANTQLYLLDSHLAPVPVGVAGELYIGGDGVTLGYLHRPELTQERFLANPFRPGERMYRTGDLARWLADGTVEYLGRNDSQVKLRGFRIELGEVEAALASHPSLAQAVALVREDRPGDRRLVAYLIARPGQTTPLDEVLRAHLKQGLPEYMVPQHFVALPALPLTPNGKVDRKALPSPQVESQEDAYVAPRDETEQKLAAIFADVLGLRRVSVTADFFRLGGHSLLASQALTRASRDLDVSLTLRRMFEAPTVEKLARLVRGDDGATSPAQRISPRVGTEPAPLSLMQQRLWFLEQLNPGTAVYNLPSAFRLHGALDVGALRFSFNKLLERQTSLRTFVRWDEGTPVQHVAPSLTVELEPVDLEPVPAHTREEDLLRRLQALADESIPITAPPLFRLTLFRLGATEHVLFFMPHHLIWDGWSFDVFLRELDIIYSALTRGQEPNLPALPIQYADFTEWHRAWLQGEELERQARYWKGKLSGNLPALELPTDKPRPAQMSLKGGTEPFVLTSAEVDALTKLGRESNATLYMVLLTAFKTLLHRYSGQEDLVVGTPIRGRSHPEVEDLLGFFVNTLVLRTQLAPELTFRQLLERVRTTCMEAFGHQDMPIELLMQQLGVQRDLSRTPLFQTFFTFQDVRNRGSGLGDLTYGQVHVHAHATPLDLSFWVKETANGIVGGMDYNTDLFERDTVVRMLEQIRTLLRAAVSDAGVPVSRLPLLPETEKQRVLVDWNATERPFDRNAFVHTLVAAQAQATPDAVALRSGAVTLTYRQLLQRSHQVANALKQEGVAPGGLVGLFTERGPDMVVGLLGILEAGAGYVPLDPGFPPERLAFMVEDAKLSLIVTQRAIQGTLPSTTAKALLVEDTTSQADTAPEAPGVTPEAVAYVIYTSGSTGKPKGVRVPHRAVVNFLGTMQEAPGLSSQDVLLAVTTLSFDIAVLELLLPLTTGAQVVLASRDTASDGALLKAALESNAVTVMQATPSTWRLLLEAGWQPRPGFKALCGGEALPRELAEALLARVASLWNMYGPTETTVWSTTWRVQPPLSSIRIGRPIANTQLYLLDSHLAPVPVGVAGELYIGGDGVTLGYLHRPELTQERFLANPFRPGERMYRTGDLARWLADGTVEYLGRNDSQVKLRGFRIELGEVEAALASHPSLAQAVALVREDRPGDRRLVAYLVTKPGQAYTDTELRKHLRSQLPQYMVPQHFVELEALPLTPNGKVDRKALPPPAGTARPVEDAFVAPRTPTEQHLARIWREVLGIAQVGVHDNFFNIGGHSLLSFQVVMRVRKELNQELHPRTLLLNTLEQVASQLAVVAPAATTTARTQPVTPPKTATQETSVPLAQRLFNKLKRNLPGRSD; encoded by the coding sequence ATGAAGACCCCCGCCTCCCCCACGCAGGACCTGCCCGACGATTTCGATCCCTTCGCCGGGCCCGCGCTGCTGCTCACCGCGCCGTCCACCGAGCCCCAGCGCGAGGTGTGGACCGGCGTGCAGATGGGTCCGGACGCTTCGTGCGCCTTCAATGAATCCATGTCCGTGCGGCTGCACGGCTCCCTGGACGTCGAGTCCCTGCGCGCCGCGCTCCAGGACCTGATGGCGCGGCACGAAGCGCTGCGCACCACGTTCAGCGCGGATGGCCTCACGCTGTGCGTCGCCGCCGCCACGCCCCTCTTGCTGGAGGTCGTGTCGCTGGACGCGCTGCCGCCCTCCGAGCGCGACGCCCGCGTCCGCGAGTTCGTCGCCCACGAGGTGGAGACGCCGCTGTCCCTGGAGACCGGGCCGCTCCTGCGCCCGCGCCTCGCGCGGCTGTCCGCCCAGGAGCACCTGCTGACGCTGACCGCGCACCACATCGTGTGCGACGGCTGGTCCATGGCGGTGATGCTGCGCGACCTGGCGACGTTCTACTCGGCGCACGCGCGGCGGGCGCCGCACACGCTGGCGCCCGCGCCCACGTTCAGCGACTACGCCCGCGCGCAGGCCCAGCTGGCCACGACGCCGGAGTACGCGGAGCACGAGCGCTACTGGCTCAAGCAGTTCTCCGGCGCGCTGCCGGTGCTGGAGCTGCCGCTGGACCGGCGCCGTCCGCCGTCCAAGACGTACAGCTCGCGGCGTGAGGACTACGTCCTGGAGCCCGCGCTCGTGGAGCAGCTCAAGCGCGTGGGCGCGCGCCACGGCGGCAGCTTCTTCACCACGCTGCTGGCGGGCTTCAAGGCGCTGCTGCACCGGCTGACGGGGCTGGAGGACGTGGTGGTGGCCATCCCCGCCGCGGGCCAGTCCGTGGCGGGGCTGAAGGACCTGGTGGGCCACTGCGTGAACGCGCTGCCCCTGCGCAGCAACGTCGCCGCGGAGGCGCCCTTCACGCAGGTGCTCAAGCAGCTGCGCACCACGATGCTCGATGCCTACGAGCACCAGGAGTACACGTTCGGCACGCTGCTCAAGCAACTGGCGCTACCGCGCGACCCCAGCCGCCTGCCGCTGGTCAACGTGCTGTTCAACGTGGACCAGGCCGTCACGGGTGAGCAGCTGGCGTTCCAGGGCCTCACCTGCACCCTGGCCAGCAACCCGCGCCACTTCGAGAACTTCGACCTCTTCATCAACGCGGCCGAGGCCCATGGCCGCGTGGTGCTGGAGTGCCAGTACAACACCGACCTCTTCGACGGCTCCTCGGTCCGCCGCTGGATGGCCTGCTACGAAGAGCTGCTGCGCGGCGTGGTCGCCGACGCGGAAGTGCCCGTATCGCGCCTGCCGCTGCTGCCCGCCGCGGAGAAGCAGCGCGTGCTGGTGGACTGGAACGCCACCGCGAAGCCGTTCGACCGCGAGGCCTTCGTCCACACGCTCGTGGCCGCCCAGGCCCGCGCCACGCCCGACGCCGTGGCCCTGCGCGCGGGGGACGTGACGCTCACGTACCAGCAGCTGCTCCAGCGCGCCCACCAGGTGGCGCATGCGCTGAAGCAGGAAGGGGTTGCCCCCGGAAGCCTCGTCGGCCTCTTCACGAATCGCGGCGCGGACATGGTGGTGGGCCTGCTGGGCATCCTCGAAGCGGGTGCCGGCTACGTCCCGCTGGACCCCGGCTTCCCGCCTGAGCGCCTCGCCTTCATGGTCGAGGACGCGAAGCTGTCGCTCATCGTCACGCAGCAGGCCCTGGTGGCGTCCCTGCCGTCCACGAGCGTGAAGCCCCTGCTCCTCGAGGACACCGCTTCGCAGCCCGAGTCCGAGCTGCCGGCGCAGGACGTCACGCCCGAAGCCGTGGCGTACGTCATCTACACGTCGGGCTCGACGGGCAAGCCGAAGGGCGTGCGCGTGCCGCACCGGGCGGTGGTGAACTTCCTGGGCACCATGCAGGAGGCCCCCGGCATTTCCTCCCAGGACGTGCTGCTGGCCGTCACGACGCTCTCCTTCGACATCGCCGTGCTGGAGCTGCTGCTGCCCCTCACCGCCGGCGCCCAGGTGGTGCTCGCCTCCCGCGACACGGCCTCCGACGGTGCGCTCCTCAAGGCCGCGCTGGAGTCCCACGCCGCCACCGTCATGCAGGCCACGCCCTCCACCTGGCGCCTGCTGCTGGAGGCCGGCTGGCAGCCGCGTCCGGGCTTCAAGGCCCTGTGCGGCGGTGAGGCCCTTCCCCGGGAGCTGGCCGAGGCGCTGCTCGCCCGCGTCGCCAGCCTCTGGAACATGTACGGCCCCACGGAGACCACCGTCTGGTCCACCACCTGGCGCGTGCAGCCTCCCCTCTCCTCCATCCGCATCGGCCGCCCCATCGCCAACACCCAGCTCTACCTCCTCGACTCCCACCTGGCCCCCGTGCCCGTGGGCGTCGCGGGCGAGCTGTACATCGGCGGCGACGGCGTGACGCTGGGCTACCTCCACCGCCCGGAGTTGACGCAGGAGCGCTTCCTCGCCAATCCCTTCCGCCCTGGCGAGCGCATGTACCGCACGGGCGATTTGGCCCGGTGGCTGGCCGACGGCACGGTGGAGTACCTGGGCCGCAATGACTCGCAGGTGAAGCTGCGCGGCTTCCGCATCGAATTGGGCGAAGTCGAGGCGGCGCTCGCCTCGCATCCCTCCCTGGCCCAGGCCGTCGCCCTCGTGCGTGAAGACAGGCCTGGCGACCGTCGCCTCGTTGCGTACCTCATCGCTCGGCCCGGGCAGACGACGCCCTTGGATGAAGTCCTCCGTGCGCACCTCAAGCAGGGGCTGCCGGAGTACATGGTGCCGCAGCACTTCGTGGCCCTGCCCGCGCTGCCGCTCACGCCGAACGGCAAGGTGGACCGCAAGGCCCTTCCGTCGCCGCAGGTGGAGTCGCAGGAGGACGCCTACGTCGCGCCTCGCGACGAGACGGAGCAGAAGCTCGCGGCCATCTTCGCGGACGTGCTGGGGCTGCGCCGGGTGAGCGTCACGGCGGACTTCTTCCGGCTGGGCGGCCACTCGCTGCTGGCGTCGCAGGCCCTCACGCGCGCGAGCCGGGACCTGGACGTCAGCCTCACGCTGCGCCGGATGTTCGAGGCCCCCACCGTGGAGAAGCTGGCCCGGCTGGTGCGCGGCGACGACGGGGCCACGAGCCCCGCGCAGCGCATCTCGCCCCGCGTCGGCACCGAGCCCGCGCCGCTGTCCCTCATGCAGCAGCGGCTGTGGTTCCTGGAGCAGCTCAACCCGGGCACCGCCGTCTACAACCTGCCCTCCGCGTTCCGCCTCCACGGCGCGCTGGACGTGGGCGCGCTGCGCTTCAGCTTCAACAAGCTGCTGGAGCGCCAGACGTCCCTGCGCACCTTCGTGCGGTGGGATGAGGGCACGCCGGTGCAGCACGTGGCCCCGTCTCTGACGGTGGAGCTGGAACCGGTGGACCTGGAGCCCGTCCCCGCGCACACGCGCGAGGAGGACCTGCTGCGCCGCCTCCAGGCGCTGGCGGACGAGTCCATCCCCATCACCGCACCGCCGCTGTTCCGGCTGACGCTGTTCCGGCTGGGCGCCACCGAGCACGTCCTCTTCTTCATGCCCCATCACCTCATCTGGGATGGGTGGTCGTTCGACGTGTTCCTGCGCGAGCTGGACATCATCTACTCCGCGCTCACCCGGGGCCAGGAGCCCAACCTCCCCGCCCTGCCCATCCAGTACGCGGACTTCACCGAGTGGCACCGCGCCTGGCTCCAGGGCGAGGAGCTGGAGCGGCAGGCGCGCTACTGGAAGGGAAAGCTCTCCGGGAACCTGCCCGCGCTGGAGCTGCCCACGGACAAGCCGCGCCCCGCGCAGATGAGCCTCAAGGGCGGCACCGAGCCCTTCGTGCTCACCAGCGCGGAGGTGGACGCGCTCACGAAGCTGGGCCGCGAGTCCAACGCCACGCTGTACATGGTGCTGCTCACGGCCTTCAAGACGCTGCTGCACCGCTACAGCGGCCAGGAGGACCTGGTGGTCGGCACGCCCATCCGGGGCCGCTCGCATCCGGAGGTCGAGGACCTGCTGGGCTTCTTCGTCAACACGCTCGTCCTGCGCACGCAGCTGGCGCCGGAGCTGACGTTCCGGCAGCTCTTGGAGCGCGTGCGCACCACGTGCATGGAGGCGTTCGGCCACCAGGACATGCCCATCGAGCTGCTGATGCAGCAGCTGGGTGTGCAGCGCGACCTGAGCCGCACGCCGCTGTTCCAGACGTTCTTCACCTTCCAGGACGTGCGCAACCGAGGCTCCGGCCTGGGCGACCTCACCTACGGTCAGGTGCACGTGCACGCGCACGCGACGCCGCTGGACCTGAGCTTCTGGGTGAAGGAGACGGCGAACGGCATCGTCGGCGGCATGGACTACAACACCGACCTGTTCGAGCGGGACACCGTCGTCCGCATGCTCGAGCAGATCCGCACGCTGCTGCGGGCCGCGGTGTCCGACGCGGGAGTCCCCGTGTCGCGCCTGCCGTTGCTGCCGGAGACAGAGAAGCAGCGCGTGCTGGTTGACTGGAACGCCACCGAGAGGCCGTTCGACCGGAACGCCTTCGTCCACACGCTCGTCGCCGCGCAGGCCCAGGCCACGCCCGACGCGGTGGCCCTGCGCTCCGGCGCCGTGACGCTCACCTACCGTCAGCTCCTGCAGCGCAGCCATCAGGTGGCGAACGCGCTCAAGCAGGAGGGCGTCGCCCCCGGAGGCCTCGTCGGCCTGTTCACCGAGCGCGGCCCTGACATGGTGGTGGGCCTGCTGGGCATCCTGGAAGCGGGCGCGGGCTACGTCCCGCTGGACCCCGGCTTCCCGCCCGAGCGCCTCGCCTTCATGGTCGAGGACGCGAAGCTGTCGCTCATCGTCACGCAGCGCGCGATCCAGGGCACCCTGCCCTCCACCACGGCGAAGGCCCTCCTCGTCGAGGACACCACGTCGCAGGCGGACACCGCCCCCGAGGCTCCCGGCGTCACGCCCGAAGCCGTGGCGTACGTCATCTACACGTCGGGCTCGACGGGCAAGCCGAAGGGCGTGCGCGTGCCGCACCGGGCGGTGGTGAACTTCCTGGGCACCATGCAGGAGGCCCCCGGCCTCTCCTCCCAGGACGTGCTGCTGGCCGTCACCACGCTCTCCTTCGACATCGCCGTGCTGGAGCTGCTGCTGCCCCTCACCACCGGCGCCCAGGTGGTGCTCGCCTCGCGTGACACGGCCTCCGACGGTGCGCTCCTCAAGGCCGCGCTGGAGTCCAACGCCGTCACCGTCATGCAGGCCACGCCCTCCACCTGGCGCCTGCTGCTGGAGGCCGGCTGGCAGCCGCGTCCGGGCTTCAAGGCCCTGTGCGGCGGTGAGGCCCTCCCCCGGGAGCTGGCCGAGGCGCTGCTCGCTCGCGTCGCCAGCCTCTGGAACATGTACGGCCCCACGGAGACCACCGTCTGGTCCACCACCTGGCGCGTGCAGCCTCCCCTCTCCTCCATCCGCATCGGCCGCCCCATCGCCAACACCCAGCTCTACCTCCTCGACTCCCACCTGGCCCCCGTGCCCGTGGGCGTCGCGGGCGAGCTGTACATCGGCGGAGACGGCGTGACGCTGGGCTACCTCCACCGCCCGGAGTTGACGCAGGAGCGCTTCCTCGCCAATCCCTTCCGCCCCGGCGAGCGCATGTACCGCACGGGCGATTTGGCCCGGTGGCTGGCCGACGGCACGGTGGAGTACCTGGGCCGCAATGACTCGCAGGTGAAGCTGCGCGGCTTCCGCATCGAATTGGGCGAAGTCGAGGCGGCGCTCGCCTCGCATCCCTCCCTGGCCCAGGCCGTCGCCCTCGTGCGTGAAGACAGGCCCGGCGACCGCCGCCTCGTCGCGTACCTGGTGACGAAGCCGGGACAGGCCTACACGGACACGGAGCTTCGCAAGCACCTGCGCTCGCAGCTGCCGCAGTACATGGTGCCGCAGCACTTCGTGGAGCTGGAGGCGCTGCCGCTCACGCCGAACGGCAAGGTGGACCGCAAGGCCCTGCCTCCCCCGGCGGGCACCGCGCGTCCCGTCGAGGACGCCTTCGTCGCGCCGCGCACGCCGACGGAGCAGCACCTGGCGCGCATCTGGCGGGAGGTGCTGGGCATCGCGCAGGTGGGCGTGCACGACAACTTCTTCAACATCGGCGGGCACTCGCTCCTGTCCTTCCAGGTGGTGATGCGCGTCCGGAAGGAGCTGAACCAGGAGCTGCACCCGCGCACGCTGCTGCTCAACACGCTGGAGCAGGTGGCCTCGCAGCTCGCGGTTGTAGCGCCGGCCGCTACAACCACCGCCAGGACGCAGCCCGTCACTCCGCCAAAGACTGCCACCCAGGAGACTTCTGTTCCCCTGGCGCAACGCTTGTTCAATAAGCTGAAGCGGAACCTGCCGGGGCGCTCGGACTGA
- a CDS encoding alpha/beta fold hydrolase → MTPCFFGTSERQLFGMHHPAQGAERATGVVLCHPAAQEYMLTHWAFRKLAGMLAREGFHVFRFDYYGTGDSAGEVHEGRVATWVQDIRHAANELQDVTGVQRVALVGLRLGAALAVRAALEGLSTAALVLWEPLVRGEAWLQELELLQARRATRTLFPQPESPLEVREELLGFAFPRALRDDILALDLAALPAWPATRTHLVAGAPRPEYQRLQERLEATGLPFQHHLVPEEGAGGQESALLSNRILQTITTLLKEAA, encoded by the coding sequence GTGACGCCTTGCTTCTTCGGCACCTCCGAACGACAGCTCTTCGGCATGCACCACCCCGCGCAGGGCGCCGAGCGCGCCACCGGGGTGGTGCTCTGCCATCCCGCCGCCCAGGAGTACATGTTGACGCACTGGGCCTTCCGGAAGCTGGCCGGGATGCTCGCGCGCGAAGGCTTCCACGTCTTCCGCTTCGACTACTACGGCACGGGGGACTCGGCCGGTGAGGTCCACGAGGGCCGCGTGGCCACGTGGGTCCAGGACATCCGCCACGCCGCCAATGAATTGCAGGACGTGACGGGCGTGCAGCGCGTGGCGCTCGTGGGCCTGCGCCTGGGCGCGGCGCTCGCGGTGCGCGCCGCCCTGGAGGGGCTGTCCACCGCCGCGCTGGTGCTCTGGGAGCCGCTGGTGCGGGGCGAGGCCTGGCTCCAGGAGCTGGAGCTGCTCCAGGCGCGCCGGGCCACCCGCACGCTCTTTCCCCAGCCCGAGAGCCCGCTGGAGGTGCGCGAGGAGCTGCTGGGCTTCGCGTTCCCGCGCGCCCTGCGCGACGACATCCTCGCGCTGGACCTGGCCGCGCTGCCCGCGTGGCCCGCGACGCGCACGCACCTGGTGGCCGGCGCCCCCCGCCCCGAGTACCAGCGCCTCCAGGAGCGCCTGGAGGCGACGGGGCTGCCCTTCCAGCACCACCTGGTGCCCGAGGAGGGCGCGGGAGGCCAGGAGTCCGCGCTCCTGTCCAACCGCATCCTGCAGACCATCACCACGCTCCTGAAGGAGGCCGCGTGA